A segment of the Parasynechococcus marenigrum WH 8102 genome:
AGCATCCGTCAACATCCGACCACTGGTGTCCGGATCCACCCCATCGAGATCGACCAGATCAGCAGCCGCAATCAGAGCCTGCTCAAGCAACGGCTGGCCGGTGGACCCTTCCAGGAAGGCCTTGGTCTCGACGGGTAGCGGCGCCAGAAAAATCTTGCTGATCAGATCTAGAAGTTGTCCACCGCTCGCCGATTGGAGATCGTCAAGATCAGGGCTGGATCGAATCAGTTCTGAAGCGGACTCAGCCTCTCCGAGGTTGATGGTGACGCTCGTCTCCAGGAACGGCATGCGCAGCATCAAGTGCTCGAGCGCCTGGGCCGGTGCAGCGAATCCTGACAGTGCAAGGCCACTGAGGAAAGCAGCCCAATGGTTGCGACAACGCGTCATCAGGCAGCGATCAGTGGGATCTCTGGCGGATGCTGCTCCAAAACACGGGCAAGGTATCTGCCTGTGTGACTGGTTGGATGCTGGGCAACCTCTTCCGGGGTCCCGGTCACCAGAAGCTCTCCACCCTTGTCGCCACCCTCGGGTCCGAGATCAATGATCCAATCGGAACAGCGAATCACATCCAAATTGTGCTCAATACAGATAATCGAGTTGCCCTTATCAACAAGGCGCTGCATTACATCCATCAATTTATGGACGTCGTAAAAACTCAGACCCGTGGTGGGTTCATCAATCAGATAAAGGGTTTTCCCCGTCGCCCTGCGTGACAACTCAGTCGCCAATTTCACCCGCTGCGCTTCTCCACCGGAGAGGGTCGGAGCTGGCTGGCCAAGCTTCACGTAACCGAGGCCGACATCCACCAACGTGCGCAATCGATCCGCAGCCTGAGGAATTGCGTCGAACACTTCGGCGGCCTGCTCCACCGTCATTTGCAGCACATCGGCAATGGTGTACCCCTTGTATTTCACCTGCAACGTCTCCCGGTTGAAGCGTGCTCCCTTACAGACGTCGCACTGGACGTAGACATCAGGCAGGAAATTCATCTCGATCACGTTCACGCCCTGACCGCGGCAAGCCTCACAGCGACCGCCCTTCACGTTGAAGCTGAATTGCCCCACCTGATAGCCGCGGGCCTTGGCCTCCACCGTGGCAGCAAACACCTGACGGATCGGGTCGAAAGCACCGGTGTAAGTGGCGGGATTGGAGCGTGGCGTGCGACCGATCGGTGACTGGTCAATCACGATCACCTTGTCGATTGACTTCAACCCCCGCAATTCAGCGAGTCCCTGCGGAAAGGGAACCTTCATCCCCAGGCCGTTCTCGAGTGCAGGGTGGAGCAATTCATTCACCAAGGTGCTCTTGCCGCTGCCGCTCACCCCGGTGACGGACACCAGCCGACCGAGGGGAAACTCCACACTGACGTTCTTGAGGTTGTTGCGGTTGCAATCGAGCAACTTGAGCGAACGGGTACCGCTCTGGCGTCGTTCCGCAGGTGTCGGAATCGAGCGGCGACCGCTGAGGTAGGCACCGGTCAGCGACGCTTCGCTGTTGATCAGATCTTCGAAACTGCCTTCCGCCACGATGTGGCCCCCATGCACGCCCGCGCCGGGGCCGATATCCACCACGTGATCGGCAGCACGGATGGTGTCTTCGTCGTGCTCAACCACCACCAGCGTGTTGCCCAGGTCTCTCAGGCGCACGAGGGTGTTCAGCAAACGATCGTTGTCCCGCTGGTGCAGACCGATGCTCGGCTCATCGAGCACATACAGAACACCGGTGAGACCGGCACCGATCTGAGTGGCCAGACGGATCCGCTGCGCTTCTCCACCGGACAGCGTCATCGCCGGCCGATCCAGGCTCAGGTAGTCGAGCCCCACATCCAACAGAAACTTCAACCTCAGCCGGATCTCCCGCAGCACCAGATCACCGATCTGAATCTGGCGATCATTCAGCAATGGGTTGGCACCCTCATGGCTGCCAACCCCCATCAACTGCTCGATGCGGTCAAGGGTCTGACCAACGCTGACGGCCGTCAGCTCAGGAATGCAGAAAGGGCCCACCTTCACGGCGAGGGCTTCCGGCCGCAGCCGCTGACCGGCGCAGGCCTCGCACGGGACCAACTCAAGAAATTTCTCCAGCTTCTGACGCTGGGCCTCTCCGCTGGCGTCACGCAGCTGACGCTCAAGGATCGGCAGGATTCCCTCAAAAGGCCGGTTGTAGCCCGCCTTGCCCTTGCGGTAACGGCTATCGGCCTGAATCAGGATCGGTTCGCGACTGCCGTGCAGCAACACATCACGTTGCTCATCGGTGAGCTGGTTCCATGGAGTCTTGATCTCGAAGCCAAAGGCCTCTCCCACGGAATAGAGCAAGGAGAAGTAATAGCTGTTGTCCTTTTCCGCCCAGGGAGCAACCGCCGAATACACCGGCTGAGTGGGATCTGGAATGACCCGATCCACAGTGAATTTCCGCAGATGACCGATGCCGTGGCAGGCCTCACAGGCCCCATAGGGGCTATTGAACGAGAACAACCTCGGGGACAACTCGTCCATGACCGCGCCATGGACCGGGCAAGCGAATTTTTCGGAATAAAGGCGCTCTCGCTCCACACCATCGGGGAGCTCCTCTCCCTTCTTCGGCACAACTTCAACCAGGGCGAGTCCATCCCCCCGTTTGAGAACGGTGCGCAATGAATCGGTGAGACGTTCCTGAATGCCGTCGCGGGCCACCAGCCGATCCACCACCACTTCGATGTTGTGGCTGTGGTTCTTGTCCAATTCGATGTTGTCCGCCAGCTCGCGGACCTCGCCATCGATGCGCACCCGGGCGAAGCCCTCAGCAGCGAGGCCGCTGATCATCTTGGTGTGGGTGCCCTTCTTGCCCCGAACCACGGGAGCCAGCAGCTGATAGCGGGTGCCCTCCGGCAGCACCAGGATCTGATCGACCATCTCGTCGATGCTCTGAGGACGGATCGAGCGATCACACTGCGGGCAATGGGGCTCACCAGCGCGGCCAAACAACAGGCGCAGGTAGTCCTGGATTTCCGTGACCGTTCCGACGGTGGAGCGGGGGTTGTGGCTGGTGGATTTCTGATCGATCGAAATCGCAGGAGACAGCCCCTCAATGGCGTCCACATCTGGCTTGTCCACCTGGCCCAGGAACTGTCGGGCGTAAGCGGACAAACTCTCGACGTAGCGGCGCTGACCTTCCGCAAAAATCGTGTCAAAAGCGAGCGAGCTTTTGCCGCTGCCACTAACGCCGGTGAACACCACCAGCTTGTTGCGGGGAATGGTGACGTCGACGTTCTTGAGGTTGTGCTGGCGAGCGCCACGCACCCGGATCACATCCTCCAGGCTGCCGCCGGACAGATTCACAGGAGCCGTTCGATCCGTGCTCTTGGCAGCAGCTCGCACCATCGGGCCCCGATCGAAAGCACATGAGCTTAAGAAGAAAGGCTGAACTCAGGCTGAACGCTGGGCCAGGAGGCTGGCTGCATAAAGATCAGCCTGATCTCCACCCGCGAGTTCAGCCAGTTCCTGCTGGCGCTCGCGAGTGTCCCGCAGTCGGGACACTCGCGAATAGGTGACGCCTTCCTTCACCTCCTTGTTGATCCTTAAATGGTGATCCGCAGCCGCTGCCACCAGGGGTTGGTGGGTCACACAAAACACCTGACGTTGCTCACCGAGGCTGCGCAACAAATCGGCCATCGCTCCACTGACGCGGCCACTGACGCCAGCATCGATCTCGTCGAACAGCAGCGTGCTGGAACCGTCCACTGCGGCAAGGGTCGTCTTCAACGCCAACAGAAAACGCGACATCTCACCGCCAGACGCCACTTCCACCAACGGTGCCAGTGGCTGACCGGGATTCGCGGAAAACAGAAAAGAGACAGCATCCGCTCCATGGTCTGCCGGTTCGGCATAACGCAGATCCACCTCAAAACGCACATTGGCGAGGCCCATTGGTGGCAACAGCTTGAGCAAGGAAGCCTGGAGATCGATGGCAGCCTGAGAACGGGCCTGTCGCAGGGCGGCATTGGCTTGATCCCGTTGCTGGCGTTGCGACTGTTCGACCATCCGCAGCCGCTGAAGATCCGCTTCGAATCCCCTATCCCCCAACCGCTGCCGTAAACCATCGCGACGGTCGATCAACCCCGCCAGATCAAGGCCATGACGACGCTGCAGCCGCTTCAGTTCCGCCAGTCGCTCCTGAATCCGATCGAGATGCTCCGGGTCACTCTCCAAAGCCAGGCTGTAGTGATCGAGGGACCGCAGAAGCTCCTCAACATTCGCCTCCAGATCCAGAGCCTGATCCTTCACCCCCGTCAGGGAACCGTCCAGTTGAGCCATCACCTGCAGCTCCTGAACCGAAGCTGCGAGATGGTCCTGCAGTGACGGGGCCTGGTCCGCACCGTCCCTGAAACGACGAAACAACTGGGCCAGTCCCTCCTGCAAACGCACACCATGGACCAATCGATCCTGGTCCTGTTCCAGCTGCTCCTGTTCACCAGGATCCTCCAGACCGGCCGCCTCTAGCTGCTCGAGCAAGGCCTCCTGCTCAGCCCTTTCCTCCTCGCAACGCTGCTGTTCCCGTTCAACCGCCTCAAGGGCCGTTGCTGATTCACACCACCCCTGCCAGGCCGCGGCCACATCAGCTCTTAATGCCGCCAGAGATGAACCCCCTAAACGATCCAGCCATTGACGCTGTTGCCCGGGCTTGGACAACAGCTGGGTCTGACCCTGCACCGTGAGATCGATCAACAGCGGCCGCAGGGACAACAGCTGCTGACGGTTGACCGGCGTGCCATTGAGCCGCGAACGGCTGGACCAACGTTCGCCGTCCAGACGTTTCCATTCCCGGCTGACCAGAAGCTCGTCCTCCGACTCGAAATCCCCGTCGGACAACCAAGCCCGCAGAATCGGCGTGAGCTGAAAACTGGCTTCGATCCGCGAGCGCTCGGATCCCTCGCGCAGCAAGCGCTGGCCAGCAGATCCCTGAGCACCACCCAGCACCGCATCAAGGGCGTCGAGGAGGAGCGATTTTCCAGCACCAGTTTCACCGGTGAGCACCGTGAAACCCGATCCAAACTCCAGTTCGAGCCGATCGATCAGGGCGATGTTCTGCAGCTGCAGACCGGTGAGCACGCCATCCCCGGTGGTGATGCCGACCGTAGCGACGGCTCGCGTCGTTTAGAAGGGGTGCACCAAACCCCTTTAACGATGACAGCGGAGCTTGGGGATTTCATCGAAGCTGCTGGTCTGCTCGAGTACGACCCCGCTGCCATCACCAGGATCTATGCCGGTCATCCCCAGCGGCTGATCCGCCGCCTGTGGCAGACCCTTGTCCCAATCGGATTGCTGCTGCTCGGCGTGGCCTTCGACTGGCTGTTCCAGCTGCTGAAGGATGAAGAACGGGCCCGGAGCCGCGCCCGCGAATGCGCTGAACTGCTGGTGGATTTGGGACCCGCCTTCATCAAAGCTGGCCAGGCCCTGTCCACCCGACCCGACATCGTGCCTCCTTTGTTGTTGGAGGAACTCTCACAACTGCAGGATCAATTGCCGGGTTTCGACAGCGATCTGGCCATGGCTTGTATCGAAGAGGACCTCGGTGCTCCGGTTGATGAGCTCTATGAGCAGCTCGACCGGGAGCCGATCTCTGCAGCCTCACTGGGGCAGGTGCACCGCGGGGTTCTCAACAATGGTCAGAAGGTTGCGGTGAAAGTCCAGCGACCCGGTCTGCGCGAACAGATCACGCTGGATCTTTACATCGTCCGCAACATCGCCGCCTGGTTGAACAGCAATATCGGCCTGATCCGCAGTGACCTGGTTGCCCTGATCGATGAATTAGGCCGTCGGGTGTTCGAAGAGATGGACTACCTCAATGAGGCGGCTAACGCTGAAAAATTCGCTGAGCTGCATCGCCACAATCCTCGCATCGCTGTACCGGCAATCTTCCACGAGGCCACCAGCCGTCGGGTACTGACGATGGAGTGGATAGATGGGGTGAAGCTCACCAATCTCGATGCGGTCCGTGAGCTTGGCATTGACCCCGACGACATGGTGGATGTCGGTGTGAACTGCAGCTTGCAGCAATTGCTGGAGCACGGCTTCTTCCATGCCGACCCTCATCCGGGCAACCTGCTGGCCCTTGAAGATGGCCGGCTCTGCTACCTGGATTTCGGGATGATGAGTGAAGTCAGCCGTGAGTCCCGCACCGGATTGATTCAGGCGGTGGTGCACCTGGTGAACCGCAACTTCGGAAAGCTCTCTAAAGACTTCGTCACCCTTGGTTTCCTCGCGGAAGACGTCAATCTCGAGCCGATCGTTCCGGCATTCGAATCCGTATTCAGTCAGGCCCTGGAAGCTGGGGTCAATCGCATGGACTTCAAGGCCGTGACTGACGACATGTCCGGTGTGATGTACAAATTCCCCTTCCGCGTCCCGCCCTATTACGCACTGATCATCCGCTCCCTGGTCACGCTTGAAGGCATCGCCTTGAGCGTCGACCCACAGTTCAAGATCCTTGGCGCCGCGTATCCCTATTTCGCCCGGAGATTGATGGAGGATCCCGATCCGCAATTGCGGCAGAGCCTCAAGGAAATGTTGTTCGACGGTGACGCATTCCGCTGGACACGTCTGGAAAATCTGGTGTCCAGTGCAGCCAGCCAGGCACAGCTGGACCTCGAAGCCCTGCTTGATCAGCTTCTCGATTTCCTGTTCTCTCCCAAAGCCGGTTTGCTCAGGGATCAACTTGTCGAGGCCACTGTGGATCGCCTCGACGCCATCGGCTGGTCGACCGTGCAACGGCTCGGACGCCGCTTGCCTAAGCGAATCCAACCCAACGCCTTCCAGTCTCGAGGACTGCCCCCTGCCGATCCACTGCTGCAGTTGGAACCAATTCGTGAACTGATCAACGTTCTCCAATCTCTACCGGACTTCACGCCCGACCTACTGCTGAAACGGATGCCGAGGCTGCTCAATGAACCGGACACCCGTCGGATGGGTGTTCAGGTAGCTCAGGGTCTGGCCGAACGAGGAGTTGTCCGCCTCGTGAGGGTTGCTGCTGGAGTGTCCACCTAAGTTCTGGGCATTGCTCCAGGGTTCATGCCAACCGTCAAAACCCGTCGCTGCCGGGCGATCGCCCTGGTCGCAAGTTGGGGCATTGGGCTCATCGCCCTGGCCAGCCCAGCCCTGGCGGCCAAGAACGTTGCACTGGTCAGTGGAGCCTTTCGGCGCTCAATCCCCGTTAAGGACATCGAGCATCTGGCCAACACCGGTGAAGCGAGAGGTCTGCTGGAGCAGCTGCTGGTTTTGTCCAAACAGGATCCTGAAAACGTCGCCAAACTCCTCAACCAAAAACTGGATCTGCCTCTGGTTCTCACCAGTCGTCTGATCAACACCCGTATTGGTGAAGCGATCATCCGACGTGTGGGACAGATCCTCTATCCGATCTATACACCTCAACCGGAGGTCAGCATCCCCGCGTTGCGGGCTGCCGTGATCAACGGACTCCACAACAGCGGTGACGGACTGACCGCCGTGGATTTCCTCAAGGCTTATCCCAATGAGGTGTTGGCTGTGAACCTTCCGGCCCTGTTTTCCGTGATCGATAAAGCCCAATCCATTTCAGGACTGGTGCAGTTCTTCTCCGATTCACCCCTGGACGGCCTGAAGGAAGCCAAGCCCTAAACCTCGTAGATTCCGCCTGATTC
Coding sequences within it:
- the uvrA gene encoding excinuclease ABC subunit UvrA translates to MVRAAAKSTDRTAPVNLSGGSLEDVIRVRGARQHNLKNVDVTIPRNKLVVFTGVSGSGKSSLAFDTIFAEGQRRYVESLSAYARQFLGQVDKPDVDAIEGLSPAISIDQKSTSHNPRSTVGTVTEIQDYLRLLFGRAGEPHCPQCDRSIRPQSIDEMVDQILVLPEGTRYQLLAPVVRGKKGTHTKMISGLAAEGFARVRIDGEVRELADNIELDKNHSHNIEVVVDRLVARDGIQERLTDSLRTVLKRGDGLALVEVVPKKGEELPDGVERERLYSEKFACPVHGAVMDELSPRLFSFNSPYGACEACHGIGHLRKFTVDRVIPDPTQPVYSAVAPWAEKDNSYYFSLLYSVGEAFGFEIKTPWNQLTDEQRDVLLHGSREPILIQADSRYRKGKAGYNRPFEGILPILERQLRDASGEAQRQKLEKFLELVPCEACAGQRLRPEALAVKVGPFCIPELTAVSVGQTLDRIEQLMGVGSHEGANPLLNDRQIQIGDLVLREIRLRLKFLLDVGLDYLSLDRPAMTLSGGEAQRIRLATQIGAGLTGVLYVLDEPSIGLHQRDNDRLLNTLVRLRDLGNTLVVVEHDEDTIRAADHVVDIGPGAGVHGGHIVAEGSFEDLINSEASLTGAYLSGRRSIPTPAERRQSGTRSLKLLDCNRNNLKNVSVEFPLGRLVSVTGVSGSGKSTLVNELLHPALENGLGMKVPFPQGLAELRGLKSIDKVIVIDQSPIGRTPRSNPATYTGAFDPIRQVFAATVEAKARGYQVGQFSFNVKGGRCEACRGQGVNVIEMNFLPDVYVQCDVCKGARFNRETLQVKYKGYTIADVLQMTVEQAAEVFDAIPQAADRLRTLVDVGLGYVKLGQPAPTLSGGEAQRVKLATELSRRATGKTLYLIDEPTTGLSFYDVHKLMDVMQRLVDKGNSIICIEHNLDVIRCSDWIIDLGPEGGDKGGELLVTGTPEEVAQHPTSHTGRYLARVLEQHPPEIPLIAA
- the recN gene encoding DNA repair protein RecN translates to MLTGLQLQNIALIDRLELEFGSGFTVLTGETGAGKSLLLDALDAVLGGAQGSAGQRLLREGSERSRIEASFQLTPILRAWLSDGDFESEDELLVSREWKRLDGERWSSRSRLNGTPVNRQQLLSLRPLLIDLTVQGQTQLLSKPGQQRQWLDRLGGSSLAALRADVAAAWQGWCESATALEAVEREQQRCEEERAEQEALLEQLEAAGLEDPGEQEQLEQDQDRLVHGVRLQEGLAQLFRRFRDGADQAPSLQDHLAASVQELQVMAQLDGSLTGVKDQALDLEANVEELLRSLDHYSLALESDPEHLDRIQERLAELKRLQRRHGLDLAGLIDRRDGLRQRLGDRGFEADLQRLRMVEQSQRQQRDQANAALRQARSQAAIDLQASLLKLLPPMGLANVRFEVDLRYAEPADHGADAVSFLFSANPGQPLAPLVEVASGGEMSRFLLALKTTLAAVDGSSTLLFDEIDAGVSGRVSGAMADLLRSLGEQRQVFCVTHQPLVAAAADHHLRINKEVKEGVTYSRVSRLRDTRERQQELAELAGGDQADLYAASLLAQRSA
- a CDS encoding ABC1 kinase family protein; amino-acid sequence: MTAELGDFIEAAGLLEYDPAAITRIYAGHPQRLIRRLWQTLVPIGLLLLGVAFDWLFQLLKDEERARSRARECAELLVDLGPAFIKAGQALSTRPDIVPPLLLEELSQLQDQLPGFDSDLAMACIEEDLGAPVDELYEQLDREPISAASLGQVHRGVLNNGQKVAVKVQRPGLREQITLDLYIVRNIAAWLNSNIGLIRSDLVALIDELGRRVFEEMDYLNEAANAEKFAELHRHNPRIAVPAIFHEATSRRVLTMEWIDGVKLTNLDAVRELGIDPDDMVDVGVNCSLQQLLEHGFFHADPHPGNLLALEDGRLCYLDFGMMSEVSRESRTGLIQAVVHLVNRNFGKLSKDFVTLGFLAEDVNLEPIVPAFESVFSQALEAGVNRMDFKAVTDDMSGVMYKFPFRVPPYYALIIRSLVTLEGIALSVDPQFKILGAAYPYFARRLMEDPDPQLRQSLKEMLFDGDAFRWTRLENLVSSAASQAQLDLEALLDQLLDFLFSPKAGLLRDQLVEATVDRLDAIGWSTVQRLGRRLPKRIQPNAFQSRGLPPADPLLQLEPIRELINVLQSLPDFTPDLLLKRMPRLLNEPDTRRMGVQVAQGLAERGVVRLVRVAAGVST
- a CDS encoding alpha/beta hydrolase, translating into MPTVKTRRCRAIALVASWGIGLIALASPALAAKNVALVSGAFRRSIPVKDIEHLANTGEARGLLEQLLVLSKQDPENVAKLLNQKLDLPLVLTSRLINTRIGEAIIRRVGQILYPIYTPQPEVSIPALRAAVINGLHNSGDGLTAVDFLKAYPNEVLAVNLPALFSVIDKAQSISGLVQFFSDSPLDGLKEAKP